From the genome of Hemiscyllium ocellatum isolate sHemOce1 chromosome 11, sHemOce1.pat.X.cur, whole genome shotgun sequence:
CTTGGGCTTAAAACGTAACAATGACCTTGCTGCCCCCATATCGACTAGGAAAACTATGTCCTCTTTGTAAGATCCCACCTCTAAATTTATCAaaggttcctggtgggtccccgggGGCAGGAACTCCTGACACCCCTATTTTTCATTAAGGTTCATAAACAGCACTGCCTTTACTTCCTTTTTCGGATCtggacactctctcttaaagtgacctgCCTTTCCACAGTAATAACATCCCGCCGGTGGGGATTTCCACTTTGATCCTTGTTCCTGTCTAGCAGCCCCCTTAACATCTCCTCCCCGATCCTTTCTCCTCACTTTATTCTCAACATGCTGCCTGCCACCATTCCGGTTTCCTTATCgttttagttttgtccttttctttattacCTCAGTAACCGTGGCTTATCATTATTTTTgtcttctgtttctgcttctcatgttatgttgccagatcaattgctgagCTGATTTAACCAACTGAACAGCTTTAGGGCCACCTCATGGCCATTCCTCATCACCCAATGCTTTGTTTAGACCTTGAttcttttaaagaaatattgcaatatttcttgctccctgtaatctcaaatataatttataaatttatgcttgcttttctttaaagcctGTGCCAaactatacattttggaatcttacttgtaaatatatatttatatattataaattcatttattcaatgtttaATATTCAAAATGCAAAATGCACACAGTTCCCAACTCTGAAATCCACCACAATTACCCAGTTCCAGTCCCCCGATTCAAATCCAAAACTAGTCCTCCCAAGTAGTCCTGACCAGttattgctcaattacaatgctatagcTCGTGAAATAAccagagctgccttaaaaggatttgtctattcaaattaaaacttcaactgtcctccataaatcgcttctatgtaaggataaaagagattagttagaaactgatagtaaggcagtcatgacctgtaaaaagaacattttatttcataatcttgcaaaatccttaaccttaaaagaaatcatgataAAATTTCCATaacagaaatcagattcaaaaacagtcccggatctcaagctccagggaacattcaataccaacaaacaaatgtgcattcacactgaatcacaaacggttaaactttctactagctgtacagctcttttctctctctctctctctctctctcacacacacacacacaccatgtctCACAGACACTTTGAGTTTCCCACAACGACTCCTctagcttttgaatatttttctggtcATCTGGCCATAAGTTAGTTacgaagtgcaccctcagtagcccttcagctactagcccttctgacacgaagcataatctgattcctcctgactgtaaggcTGTTTTTCATTGACATTTTATCATTTGTTTTTTATCCTTTCCTCGTGTCCAAGTATTGTACTTCCAATCTCTTAACATTTTTCCTAAAGGATTGTCCGTTGGGATGTGGTCCTCGGACGTccctctcatgtccccttctaaaCTTAAATCACTATTTTTATTCCCCATTTCTATGATCGGCCGTTTCTTTATGTAATTTAGTTAGCCTTACTGAGGTCTGGTGTCACCTTCTTCTACACTCACTTCTGGGTCCTGACCTTCGCGTGGGGGATTTCCCCTCTTAACAACTGGTCTAAGGCGGGGTGATCGAATCAGGTACTTAATCATCAGATTAATCTTAGCCAATCAAACACTTTAATTTAAGAGTTGCCAATTACCTGTACTTCTTGTACGTCCCGTATTTCTCGTATGTCCCCGACCACCAAAGCAATACTTAAAGGTcccttttcttaccttggtctgtgcacacgAGTTACCTGGTCGAATTCGTGCGCCCTTATCCCGCGGCAATACCCAGGATATATCCACCTGGCAACCATGACAACTGCTACCTACCCTGGTTGATCGGGTTCGCCTAACCCGGTCGCCCAGAACCCCAGTTCCCTGGATCCCCTGACATATCCAACTGGCACCGGATATGTGGACACATCCACCAGGCAGCAAATACTGCTGCTGGTCTCCCAGATGTATCCACCTGGCAGCAACTACTGCTACCAACTCCGGTCGCCGGTTACCCGGATATATCCACCTGGCAGCAACTACCGCTACCAACTCCGGTCGCCGGTTACCCGGATATATCCACTTGGCAGCAACTACCGCTACCAACCCCGGTTGCCCAGCAAATACCACTGCCAGCCACCCGGATACATCCACCTGGCAACAGTATCAACGGCTACTCACCCTGGCTGACTGGATTAGCCTATTCCAGTCACCAGCGCCCCGGTTTCCTGGATCCCCAGATATATCTGAATGGCAGCAAATACCGCTGCCTCCCCTGGTCGCCTGGATAAATCTTTTAAGACCTTTCTTACTCGGGTCTTGTGCACACAAGAGTCACCCGACCGAACCCGTCTTGTTTCCAGAGTCTCCCAGTCCGGATCACGCTCGCCCAAAGCTGCCTCGGCAACGAGGAGAAACTAGAGATCACTGAAATCAGTGAGGTGCCCCTTCTCTGTTTGTCCAAGAATGTCGAGCGATCGGAGCTTGGGATCCCGGAATGAGCCCCCAAAtctgttagaaacaaaattcaataaaatttagacgagaccaccaaaactggaaacaagacaatttattacgGACTTGTAAGTACGGGCTGCAATTGCACAAGACAATTGAGCGAATTAGACTTGGGCTAATTTACAATTGtacctttgagctgagtgagatCACCTCTCCAGACTCCTAACTACCCAATCTCCCTTACTAGGCTATACAACTGCCCATCTTCGCTCCACCCTTGTTACTTCCCCTTCCCCATGTTGGCAACCTTCCTCTCTGTAAGTGCTGACACATACATTTATTTTGTCGACAGTACATCTCGAtctggtttaacattttgtatcgattctgctggtacattccatCCTCGGACATTTCATTAACTTTCATTCATTTTGTATAGCTCAAGCATTTCGgttatctcagctttttgctgaaagCACAATTTTACAGAAAGAACTTTTTGTTATAGTAATTACACACCaaagttagtatttaattaaccacaattatacactgaaaagtccctaaatacctgcagagttaatagttctcttgccGTACCCCTTttttgtatgctttttctatatctggAAAAACAACACTTTACCCCATTTCTAACAccccaacatttttatgcacaggttcgaacaagatttcttctctatgcaggatctccaaccaacattgtacaccaggtacattgatgacattttcttcctctggacccatggcgaggagtcactgataaaactacacagtgacatcaacaagtttcatcccaccatcaaactcaccatggactactctcgagtGTCTgcctcattcttggacacgtgcgtctccatcaatgacggacacctcagcaccacactctaccgcaaacccacagacaacctcacaatactacacttctctagcttccacccaaaacatattaaaacagccattccctatggacaagccctacgcatacaccggatctgctcagatgaggaggaacatgacggactcctggaagtactcaaggatgccctcacaagaatggggtacgatgctcaactcatcgaccgccagttccgacatgccacagcaaggaaccgtaatgacctcctcaggaaacagacacgtgctgcaactgacagggtactcttcgttgttcagtactccccaggggctgaaaaattacgctatgttcttcgtgacctgcaacacattatcaatgaggatgagcatctcaccaagaccttccccacacctccactacttgcctttaaacaactgccaaacctaaATCAGAttattgttcgtagcaaactgcccagctctcaggacaactccatacaaccctgtcatggtggacgctgcaagacgtgtcagattgtggacatagataccactattacgcatgggaacacctcccaccttgtacatggcaggtactcatgtgactcagccaatgttatctatcttatacgttgcaggcaaggaagcccagaggcatggtacgttggggaaaccgagcaaaggctacaacaacggatgaatgggcacagcacaacaatcaatagacaggagggttccctcccagttggggaacacttcagtggtccagaacattcagccttggaccttcgggtgaccatcctccaaagtggactttgggacaggcagcagaggaaagtggccgagcatatgagcagagactgatagctaagtttggtacccacagggagggcctcaaccgggaccttgggttcatgtcacattacaggtgatcaccattgcagtacactcacacactctcacacacacacggacacaggtacacacagacgcgcacacagacacccacacacacccgtatagacacacacactcccacactcacacatgcaccccctcacagacttaagacactctgcactcactacacacacactttctcacactcacaacccccaccccagacagacacacagacacacacagacaaagatccacatgcacacatatattttgtgtggtgaatttgtacttgcagagttacattgcactttgctgaaaaactgcatatattcatgtagaattctgagctcaaaaactgcatgaatttatgtaaaacgctgttatctcactttttagattagaatcaatctaaacaccaggtcatagacagagaacacagggggctaacaccttcaacatattgtctagctatcaccattctTAGCAGCTAActagagaatgcaacttttaaaaaaagggttttgtgatttacacatgaaagaagtgaaactatcactgcattctaacagatgaaaggcttaacagacaatcaatttttcaatgtataatttcagttacatcacactgtaaatgttttgctataaattctgtgttatgattgagccctccactatcacctgatgaaggagcgttgctccgaaagctagtgtgcttccaattaaatctgttggactataacctggtgttgtgtgatttttaactttgtacaaattGGCACGTTTCTGATATGGTTAGCAGTGATTATACATCAAAAATTAGCTGTGAAGTGCATTGACACATGAGGTGTTAAGCGAAAAGGAACCGAAGTCTTCCTTTTTTGTCACAGTTGCTATGGACTGTGTTTACCTCGAGTGCCAAAGTCTCGCGGTGTTTCTGCTGTTCGCTTTGCAATAGTTTCTATGGTGACGGTGTAAACATAGCTGTTGGTTAATTATTAATGATAGGATATGGCCAGTGCTGGTGAGCAGGTCTGAGAACTCCCCAGTTAACACAACCAGCCTTAACAAAGGGTAAACAGTGCCTCTTGCAACCAATGCATGTGGCGACAAATCCCTCCCAAAAGTTTTCAGAGTGCAAATAGGAAGTGTCAAGAACCTCGTTTCACCCTTACATTCAACCCCTTAGTGTAGTGCATTCACACCGCCAACATGAAAGCCTACCTGTCCTCCTATTCCAAGAATGCGGCCCTTCGCACGGCCGAGGAAAGAGATGTGAGTAGCAGATAATATTGCAATAAAGATGAGTTGTCGCTTTGCTGAGGGAAGACTGCAGCTGGACTCTCATCAGTGATCAGACGACAAACTAATTGCTTAACTTCGGGGAGGGGAGTTAAACAGCGTCTCTTTGGGTTGGCTTCTATCACACATGTTCGATGGCAGGAGATTGGAACTAAATTAACTAGACTAAGTCATCCCACTGCAATGCCACAGCAGACTGAATGGTTCTGGCCAGGAAGCAACCAGTGTTTTGTGCTGATTAGAGCTAGCAATGCCGCATTCACAGGCTTGAAGCTTAGGCTGTTGTTCACCTGGATGAGATGTGTCCCTCTGGTGGCAATATTCCACGGGGCGTGCTCTTTTGGCGTCAAGCAATTACATTACACACCAGGCTTTGTTAGTAATTCTGAGGACTGAAAGAGTCGGCTACAGAACTGGGACAATTCACTGACAAATGAAATTCCATTTGTGTCAAATAGTAACAATTACACGAAAATTGGGACAAAGCTGGATAAGGTAGTAGAATGATGGGGGATTCATATCTATAAGGCATTTATGTAAGTAACTCAAATGGGTGAGGTCATAAAAAAGTGGAACATTGCACACTGCTGCAGGAGCACAGTATATCAAAATGTAATAATAGCGAAGTAGGTCTTATGATTTAATTGGGAGCATTTCTGCTCTTtgaattcaagtcccactctTAGACTTGATAGCTAAGGAAAGTGGCCAGATAAGTTTAAATTAATCGTTCTAAATCTCTCCAATGACAATAGGAggcaattttaaaaatgatagattcctggtcagccatgtgaGGTGTGTCCCATGGAAAGAAATTGGAGCCCCTGCTATCACTATCAAAAGCTCCAGGCAACAACATGCATATTCTGTTGACACAGCATCCGGGACTCCTTGATTGGTTGGCTCAGCAAGTGGGCCTCATTCCtacagaagggcttatgcccgaaatgtcgattctcctgttccttggatgctgcctgacctgctgcacttttccagcaacacatttttcagctcagctAGTGGGATGGTGGGTATGAATCAGATCAATGTGAACAGCACAAGATTTGATCTCTGTTCCAGCTGGAGTTGGCACATGCCTTCTTGCCCTACCCACTGTGGCACTGTTATTTagacagaaaactcaaaaagaatGTTGCATCCATAAAAGTGGGTAGAAAGTGAATTTGCTTGTGAGGAGGAACTTATAATGTCATTCTCTACGTTTTAGAGAAATCTAACTCATGGTACATTAATTACTTGGCCCTTTGATCAGCACAACTGGCccatttcatagaattcctacagtgtggaaacaggccttttggcccaacaagtccacaccaatccctccaaagagtaacccaccctgacccattcccctaccctattatcctccatttacctctgactaatgcacctaacctgcacattcctgaacactatgggcaacttggcaaggccaagtcacctaacctacacatctttggattatgggagaaaaccTGAGCAaccagaggagacccacgcagacacggggagagtgtgcaacttccacacagacagtcagccaaggctgaaatcaaaccctagttcctggcactgtgatgcagcagtgctaaccactgagtcatcaagCTGCCTCCTTCATCTCTGTCAGAGATGCAAGAATGTAAGAGGTCCATGAGGGAAAGGGAACCCCGTTAAGGGCTGGGTTAAGGTTGGTTTATGAAGCAATGCTTTACCTATATTTACAGAACAAGGTATTTGGTTAATAGAGTCCAGGGTGGGTTTTTGTAGTGACATAACAAAGCTATTCAAAATTCTGAAGAAATGGGTTGGAGTAAATAGAAACAGTTTTAAGTTGATATGAATCTtgaaagaaagcaagaaattTAAGTCAGATGGAGGAAAAAGGTGTTTTTTACTACACGGAGGACTGTTGAGCTTTGGAGCATATTTCTACAATAAGTGAATAACAGAGCAATCAACAATTAAAGTTGtgtcgccatagtcttaccagactacAGGGCTGTTTTCTTATTAGAGAGACGCAACTGGTAGTGATTTAACCCGAGGGCTACTACTCTcaggcgagggaagagattgagaaggagattcCTTCATGgaaacctcaaaccagtgatgggaatttgTTGGCATCACACTCCTCTGTAAACCAATcattcagccaactgaactaaactGATTCCCATAGTTGAAGTAAACATCTAATAAACAGATAAAGGAAAAGAGGACATTAAATCAAGACCACTACCCATGTGAAATTAAGATTATTGTTTATATAAATAGCATAGTTGCCAAAACTACTCCTTGCCAATTAATCAAATTATTTTAGATACTAATCTAATTGATTTAATAGAAAAGGCAAATGCTTTGGATTGAAGGGCTATTACCAACTGTGTACACTCAATCTAAGTTATCAAACGCCATCTTCTCTTACAAGAATAAGCAAAGTTGCATAATTATAATGGCATTCACCTATGACTACATAAGGCACTTTCAGTCAACCATTTACACACAATAGAATTCCCACTTTTGCTTTACTTTGCTGCCATATTTCTCACAGTCTACAGTTTTAATAAAATATAACTTTTTGTCCCTTCATAGCTGTCAAATATCCTGACTAGGACTGTCatccttccaacttggcactgccttcATGACCTGTCTTATCTGtctgtcttctttcccacctatccactccatcttcctctctgacctatcaccattacccccatcttcatctgcctattgcactctcagctaccttccctcccagccccacccccttcccatttatctctccacctccttggctcataagcttcattcctgatgaaaggcttttgcccaaaacgttgattctcctactcctcagatgctgcctgacctgctgtgcttttcgagcaccatactctcgactccgatctccagcatctgcagtcctcgctttctcctttcatctctcacctctacatttctgattgtttgttttgtttttttttacttttccatGACAATATGGTGTTTTGTAATGTACAGAAAATCATGTCAGCTGCTATTGTAGGACAAGTAAAAATTTACACATATCTAAGTTAACATATAATTCCTGTCTCCAGAAATGATACCTCCATTGTTAAGATTTTGTCATACTTCTGAGTTAATGTTTTCCATGACAAGTTCATAACTGCACAGTTATAATGGAAACTCACGTTGTATAATGGTAGAAGGATCTGAAATGGTTAATGCTGTAAAGTACCTTTGTGGGAGAAGCAGGGTCTGAAGAGTTAGTCCGACTGTCTGTGTCTTCACCATTCTTTGAAATAACAGGCTGAAACTTACTATTTTGGCTACGTGTGAACTGGAATGAGTTTTTTGGAGGGATTCCCAACAAGATTTCATTGTGTCTTACCAAACATGCTTCATCAACTGCCTACCCTGTTCTGTCCAAATCTATTTCCATCCTACCATGTGACATTCCAAGAATAACTTACCATCCTGGGGTAGCTGTTGAAAGATGCATCACTGACACCTCTGCCATCTTTGAAAGACTACTGTGCATCCAGATAATAGTTGGAAATCTGGTATCACCTCTGACTGGGAGTGTAATGGCACAGCAACCaaaaagccaagtttctgatGGCATATGGCTGGTAATCATTTGCATAAAtaaccccattctctcactttaACCACCAGGCCTGTCCTCTACATCCCTTTGAAATGCTTTCTTTTTGTCACTGCTATTCTTTCCTTAATGCCCACTGGACAACTACATCTAGTAATTATTCAATAGGGAACCATCACATATAGACAAGCAATAAACAAATCCAAGCATGAGCCTTTGTTGACAGACAGCAACAGGGTTCAGAAAGGAAAAGAATAGATGCTGCAATTCACCCACCTCCACCATGCAAACCAAATGCTGGAATCGTGATCCTGACAGTCTATGATGGTCTTCTGCACCCAGCTAGCATTTACTAGAGTTGGGTATCAATCAGGTCCCATTTGCCTTATAGGGTCCAATGAAGCTAAGCTCTGTCATGCACAAAATGAGTTCCAGTTTCAAAGTCTTTATACTTTTTTCAGATAATTGCTCCCATTTCCCCAGCTCCTCAGAAGTTATCACTCTGCTTTGCTGCCTGCTCAAATTGGGATGCACTTCAAGCCAGGCATGTGTGGCACTCTCTGTATGGACGAGATTAGAGGACCCCCTCTGCCGCCTCTGATTTATCCAAGCTGAAAAAGCACATCTTTAGCAGCTCTATTGTCTGCACCACAATTGCCAGCGTGGTGAATGTGCTGTCCTGGTTGAGTGACCAACACACCATAAAGTGCTTGGACACCCTTTCCATCCCAGACTCACATCAACGATAATGCGTGTCACTGAATTCATTAGAGACCATCATCATAGTTATGAGGCATGTGATGTAGTGATGTTCCCCTATCCTTTGGCACCTTGTGGAACTTCAAAAGTGATGGGCACTTTTGCCAGTTTTGTCTCCTTTTTAAGTATTATTGATAACTTTGCATCGCTAAGATGACATTGTCTGTTTGGGTAGCATCAATAGCATGGTGCAATCTGCCTTTGACCATCATTTCATGGACTAGCATGTTCACTCTGCATGCTTTTTGTATGTGCAAATAAATGCTTGCAAAAGAATTGTTGCTGAAATTTGCAGACAGGTGCTTCATGTAATTGCCCCTTCAATGTCAAACCATTCAGTATTCATGGAACAGTGCTTATGCCCATCAAATTAATGTTGACTTTGCCCACCTTGGGCATATGTTCCCATTGCATTTCACATCGAGGGAATAGCAAATGATGGCAGGGACCTTAACATTTGGTTGACACTTTCAACAATAGCTTTACCTGGTCACCAGATAACCCTCCCAGAGCCTTCATCATGTTCCCTTTTACCTTAGTCAACCCTAGAAGCCCATTGCAATCCATTTTGTTGATTATCTTTCTTTTACTCTTTTGAGTGTGGTAAGAACATGGAAAGACTTGTTTATTGTTATTAGCTGCAGCAACACCAGAAATATTCCCTCTTTCCAGTTATCAGCTCTTAAAAACTTGAATCTACTTCCTTTAGTGTATTCTGTGATATATTGCACACAAATTCTCTTATTATGTGGTTGGAGTGCTCTAAATATGTGTCTTATACTGTTTAAAAACATCACTAATTTATTAGCAATAGATTTAAAAAGATGACTGCGGTATATTGTGTTGTTCTCACTCAATTTATATTGTTCAGCTGTAAAGGTTAATCTAGATTCAGGATTATCTTAAAagcagagaatactggagaaactcagcagatctgatagcatctgtggcagcagaaaaatg
Proteins encoded in this window:
- the LOC132820238 gene encoding uncharacterized protein LOC132820238, whose product is MPNTAGTFSIWQRFEQDFFSMQDLQPTLYTRYIDDIFFLWTHGEESLIKLHSDINKFHPTIKLTMDYSRVSASFLDTCVSINDGHLSTTLYRKPTDNLTILHFSSFHPKHIKTAIPYGQALRIHRICSDEEEHDGLLEVLKDALTRMGYDAQLIDRQFRHATARNRNDLLRKQTRAATDRVLFVVQYSPGAEKLRYVLRDLQHIINEDEHLTKTFPTPPLLAFKQLPNLNQIIVRSKLPSSQDNSIQPCHGGRCKTCQIVDIDTTITHGNTSHLVHGRYSCDSANVIYLIRCRQGSPEAWYVGETEQRLQQRMNGHSTTINRQEGSLPVGEHFSGPEHSALDLRVTILQSGLWDRQQRKVAEHMSRD